The window CTGAAGCGATGGTGCGATCATCTTCGACCAATAGAATTTTCATTCATTTCACCCTAACATTCCGTTATTTACTGTTACATCTTACTGAAAGAGGAGGCGACCGTCAAAAAAAAAAGAGTGATTAATATTAGAGCATGGTTCGAGGCGATGAAAAAACAAGATGACCCAAAAAAATCACACTTTTTGGGTTACACATGTAAATAATAAGCTATCATGAAAATAAGAGTAACTGGAAAATGAAGTGCACTGGGCAAAAAATACAAATTTAGATTGTCATTTAAGCATTGAAGGGGGAATGAGTGAATGCAAAACCCTATTGAATTCAAAATATCCTTATCACCGTTTGAAGCAGCAAATATGATTCTAAGTGCACCAACAGCGAAGGATGATTTAGTCTATTGGGAACATCATTTAGTTGGAGACGAAGGGAAACAAATCTGTACCTTTATCTTTGAAAGGTATTATTTCCGGACAAGCGGCAGGGCGACGCTAACGGTCATCTTAGAAAATTTCGATGGAGAAAATAAGGTAAGATGTATCCCTTCAGGAAGTGCTGAGAGCCTCTTCAATGTCGATTTTGGAGCAAGCAAGAATTTTATTGATTGGATACGGGATGTACTAAAAGAATTCGTTTTGAAAGAACCTCATGAATAATCTGTTTCATGTTAGGTTTATCTCATCGCAATCCTAACGATTAACTAAAGTATCCTACTAGGAGGAGAGTTAATATGATTCAAGAAAAAAGATTACCACTAGATAATTTAGAGTCTTTCCCAGGCAGGTGGCTGGGAGGCCTGTCGTTAATAATAGCACCAATATTATTAGTTGTAGCAGCATTACTTAGAATACAATTTAATTTCTTTTTCCCTGATCAATTAGCTGCTTATGAAACACATCCAACCTTAATGCTCACATCCTATAGTCTTTTCTTTATTGGCATGGTTTTATTATTTCCAGCAGTATTAATTCTTGTTCAGCTAATTAGTAAAAATAAGCCACGTTTAGGATTTTGGGGTGGTCTATTAGTAATAGTTGGTTTATTTGCAAGAGCCTTCCACTCGGGAGTCGATCACTTTGCTTTTCAAATTGTTAAAAGTGAAACTGTTGACGTTGCTGCTGATTTTATAGGTGACTTTTATGGGATGTTTCATATCGTTAATATATTAAATTTTTCTATTCTGTTTGGCTGGATTGTGTTAGCAATAGGAGCATATCTTTCTAAAGTATTTGGTTGGTTCCGTTCTCTTGCATTAGGATTGATGTTTGCATTAGCGATAGGGGTATTAAAAGGAACGAATATGACAACAATCATCTCTTTAATTGGACTCTGCCTTGCCTTCCCTCCATTAGGAGTACAAGTTCTGAAAAGTGGAACCAAGCCAAAATTAAAAGCCGTTCTATTTTACATCTTCATTATTGTATTGGTGCTTTGTTCATGGTTATTTATGAGTGAAATGGAAAGACCACATTAAAGACTAGGTGACAGGCACCGCCCGAAAAATCTTGTTTCACAGAATGTTCCACAGTGTGTGAGTATGATTTCATTTCGCCAAATAAACAGGGCAGATTTAAGCACCATCCCATTTTTAGGATGGTGCGTTTAGATTATTTCTCTCCGCCGGGAAATTTTTGTTGCTTTAACATCTCAGCTATTCCGTGATAGTAGGACTTGCTGAAAAAGTTAGCCACTGATTCTGTCCATGTGCTGGAGCGGTTGTTTTGCTCTCGTTCTTCTAAATATTTTTTATAGGTATCATTATATTGTTCCAAAAGTGGCATCAGCTCCTGCTGATAGGTTTCTGTATGGTAAACGGCTTCCTTTGGAAGACGAGGCTTTTGATCAGGTACCTGTGCAGGATGTCCAATACATAAACCTGAAACAGGAATCACATATGGTGGTAGATTAAGCTCCTTAATCACTTCAAGTCCATTTCTTCGAATTCCACCAATCGGAACCGTCCCAAGCCCCAATGATTCAGCCGCTGCAACAGCCGTCCCGAGGGCAATGCCTACGTCTGTGGCCCCGACAATGAGTGTATCTATATCGAAAATAGCCTCCATTGATTTGTCTTCCATTTGACTGGCGAGATAGGTTCGATAAAAGTCAGCGCAAAAGATAAGAAATACGGGTGCTTCAGCAATATGCTTCTGTCCTCCACAAAGCTCTGCTAATTTTTTCTTACGTTCAGTATCCTTCACCGCAATGATAGAAAACTGTTGTCCATTAATCCAATTCGGTGCCGTCTGTACGGCCTGAATGATTTGATCCAACTCTTTCTCATCGACTGGTTTGTTCTCATAGGACCTTACGGAACGGTGTGAAAGCAATGATTGAATAACCTCGTTCAACTAAATAACCTCCAGTTTCTTTTTAATATCTAAAGATAATTGTATCGAAAGCTTATTTATTAAAGCAAGGAAACCGGCTTGTTGGAAATAAAACGATGATACTTTATTTGGATTTTCCGTTTCTTTTATTTTCTAGAATTAGCGTGAGTAATAGTCCACAAAGCGCCCCAATAAGTCCTCCCATGATAGCGCCGATTTGGCTCACAGCTTCGTATCCACGCCCTTTCTACTAATTAGTAGATCAATAATATGGGCAGTTAATTCTTGGCACCCAAATCCTGCTTGGATTTCGGTGCTGAAGCATTTTCTCTATGTTTCCTTGATGCAAAGTAAGTGACTTTCACTTCCTATTTTCAGTCATTTGTCATTTTCAGGGTCTATTCTAAAGATAATAAATGGCTACTTAAAGGAGATTTTATGTATGAAGGTTTTGAAAATGTTGCTCATCGCATTATTCTTTGTTTTTTCACTTAGCTATGTAGCGGTTGGAAGCAACGTCGTTTCGGCTGATGATGATTATGAAGAAGACTACGAAAACCATGACGAGGAGGAGAAGGAAGAAATTTATGAAGAGTTAGGTGAAACGCTTGGCTGGGCATCGGTTATAGCTATGGTTGCTGCTGGATTACTATTCCCATTTAGAAAGTCGGCGAAATGGATTGTCATTCATTATCCAAGATTAAAAACTCATTATATTTCGATTGTGAAGTTCTTTGGAAAATACCACTTGGCTATTGGCATCATTGCCTTTGCTGTAACTATTTTTCATGGTGTTACCATGTATCTTAGTGAAGGAAAGCTGGGGGACGATGGTATCATTGGATTAGGCTCTGGTATTCTAATGGTCATCGCTGGCATTATCGGATTCTTCCTTTTTAAAAATAAAAAAGTGAAAATACTTCGCACGACACATATGATCTTGTTTGCCTTTGCATTGCTTATTGGGGTTGTTCATAT of the Bacillus tuaregi genome contains:
- a CDS encoding NADPH-dependent oxidoreductase — encoded protein: MNEVIQSLLSHRSVRSYENKPVDEKELDQIIQAVQTAPNWINGQQFSIIAVKDTERKKKLAELCGGQKHIAEAPVFLIFCADFYRTYLASQMEDKSMEAIFDIDTLIVGATDVGIALGTAVAAAESLGLGTVPIGGIRRNGLEVIKELNLPPYVIPVSGLCIGHPAQVPDQKPRLPKEAVYHTETYQQELMPLLEQYNDTYKKYLEEREQNNRSSTWTESVANFFSKSYYHGIAEMLKQQKFPGGEK
- a CDS encoding DUF6054 family protein, which gives rise to MQNPIEFKISLSPFEAANMILSAPTAKDDLVYWEHHLVGDEGKQICTFIFERYYFRTSGRATLTVILENFDGENKVRCIPSGSAESLFNVDFGASKNFIDWIRDVLKEFVLKEPHE